In Streptomyces sp. P3, one DNA window encodes the following:
- a CDS encoding DUF5691 domain-containing protein, whose protein sequence is MNASSPLPSASAWDELITAALLGTDRRTPPAAAPGRDAPTALLDAAAAETVRRRAGLRPGRAAPRPEPAAEDPRPPLPTAAARRLALLLADRPGVGAGGRRGAAPDLMELLPQWLTAVNARGFAAPADSLPALLDAARARTDLRPAALEFAGPRALWLARLNPDWRFALRATPGGGTALPGPAEAERAERLWQEGLFAERVAVLASIRSRDPDAARELLAATWSTERAEDRLMFLDSLRTGLAPRDEPFLEQALADRSRNVRATAAELLSALPGSALAARMAVRAGACVAVDHTRDTPTLLVEAPHECDAAMERDGVSPHAPPGRGERSWWFGQLLEAAPLATWPARLGGRTPQQIVALPVADDWLSELHAAWCRAAVRQRDADWSRALLGAPSSPGAGGPGAVSLAERAKLLGTLSPSERAAWVAGFIAAHGLSEAFQLLGVCSVPWAAPLGRAVVDALNIARDAGSYPWSFSGVMGLAERCLDPAEASRLDALLAVPDEPEDASPGAGGYWAEAFQRLGRTLRLRALMAEELGPPAPRGQDA, encoded by the coding sequence ATGAACGCCTCCTCGCCCCTGCCCTCGGCCTCCGCCTGGGACGAGCTGATCACCGCGGCCCTCCTCGGCACGGACCGCCGCACACCCCCGGCAGCGGCTCCTGGCCGGGACGCGCCGACGGCCCTGCTGGACGCGGCGGCCGCCGAGACCGTACGCCGGCGCGCCGGCCTGCGCCCCGGTCGCGCGGCGCCCCGACCGGAACCGGCCGCCGAGGACCCCCGCCCGCCGCTGCCCACCGCGGCGGCCCGCAGACTCGCCCTGCTCCTGGCCGACCGACCCGGCGTCGGCGCGGGCGGCCGCAGAGGGGCCGCGCCGGACCTCATGGAACTGCTGCCCCAGTGGCTGACGGCGGTGAACGCGCGCGGCTTCGCCGCACCCGCCGATTCCCTCCCCGCACTGCTCGACGCGGCACGCGCGCGTACCGACCTGCGACCCGCGGCGCTGGAGTTCGCGGGCCCGCGCGCCCTGTGGCTGGCCCGGCTCAACCCGGACTGGCGGTTCGCCCTGCGTGCCACGCCGGGCGGCGGCACCGCCCTGCCGGGCCCGGCGGAGGCCGAACGCGCCGAGCGCCTCTGGCAGGAGGGCCTGTTCGCCGAGCGGGTGGCCGTGCTCGCGTCCATCCGCTCCCGTGACCCCGACGCGGCACGGGAACTGCTCGCGGCCACCTGGTCGACGGAGCGCGCCGAGGACCGGCTGATGTTCCTCGACTCGCTGCGCACCGGCCTCGCCCCGCGCGACGAGCCGTTCCTGGAACAGGCGCTGGCGGACCGCAGCCGCAACGTGCGGGCCACGGCCGCGGAGCTGCTGTCGGCGCTGCCGGGCTCGGCGCTCGCCGCGCGGATGGCGGTCCGGGCCGGCGCGTGCGTGGCCGTCGACCACACCCGGGACACACCGACCCTCCTGGTGGAGGCGCCGCACGAGTGCGACGCGGCCATGGAACGCGACGGCGTGTCACCGCACGCCCCGCCCGGCCGGGGTGAACGGTCTTGGTGGTTCGGCCAGTTGCTGGAGGCGGCACCGCTCGCCACCTGGCCGGCCCGGCTGGGCGGCCGCACACCGCAGCAGATCGTGGCGCTTCCGGTGGCCGACGACTGGCTGAGCGAACTCCACGCGGCATGGTGCCGGGCCGCCGTCCGCCAGCGGGACGCCGACTGGTCACGGGCGCTGCTCGGCGCGCCGTCCTCGCCCGGCGCGGGCGGGCCCGGCGCGGTGTCCCTCGCCGAGCGGGCGAAGCTGCTGGGCACGCTGTCGCCGTCCGAGCGGGCCGCCTGGGTGGCCGGGTTCATCGCGGCGCACGGTCTGTCGGAGGCGTTCCAGCTGCTCGGCGTCTGCTCCGTGCCGTGGGCCGCGCCGCTCGGCCGCGCCGTGGTCGACGCGCTCAACATCGCGCGGGACGCTGGCAGTTACCCGTGGAGCTTCAGCGGCGTGATGGGTCTCGCCGAGCGCTGTCTCGACCCCGCGGAGGCGTCCCGGCTCGACGCCCTCCTCGCGGTGCCGGACGAACCGGAGGACGCGTCGCCGGGCGCGGGCGGCTACTGGGCCGAGGCGTTCCAGCGGCTGGGCAGGACACTGCGGCTGCGGGCGCTGATGGCGGAGGAGCTCGGCCCCCCTGCGCCGCGGGGACAGGATGCCTGA
- the pcrA gene encoding DNA helicase PcrA → MSSLFDDSFLADLKGPRAHEEEPPPPEDDHGPEPVPDDLFGGKFDAPPDRDAYYRDGAPRPALDAAALLEGLNDNQRAAVVHAGAPLLIVAGAGSGKTRVLTHRIAHLLAERDVHPGQILAITFTNKAAGEMKERVEQLVGPRANAMWVMTFHSACVRILRRESKKLGFTSSFSIYDAADSKRLMALVCRDLDLDPKRYPPKSFSAKISNLKNELIDEEDFAAQAAGGASRTESGGGFEKTLAQAYAMYQSRLREANALDFDDLIMTTVNLLRAFPDVAEHYRRRFRHVLVDEYQDTNHAQYALVRELVGTSEHPVDVPPGEYDVPPAELCVVGDADQSIYAFRGATIRNILQFEEDYPRATTILLEQNYRSTQTILSAANAVIERNESRRPKNLWTNAGAGARITGYVADTEHDEAQFVADEIDRLTDAGDAKAGDVAVFYRTNAQSRVFEEIFIRVGLPYKVVGGVRFYERKEVRDVLAYLRVLANPEDSVPLRRILNVPKRGIGDRAEAMIDALSQREKISFSQALKRVDEAYGMASRSTNAVKRFNALMEELRTIVESGAGPATVLEAVLERTGYLAELQASTDPQDETRIENLQELAAVAMEFEQETGEGEGAAPAGLSDFLERVALVADSDQIPDEEADGSGVITLMTLHTAKGLEFPVVFLTGMEDGVFPHMRALGQTKELEEERRLAYVGITRARERLYLTRSSLRSAWGQPSYNPPSRFLEEIPPTHVDWKRTGATSPVSSGPLSGAASSTSMSSSRSRSSAAGASGFATRRTAGEKPVVALAVGDRVTHDQFGLGTVVGVKGTGANAEATVDFGDTKPKRLLLRYAPVEKL, encoded by the coding sequence ATGAGCAGCCTCTTTGACGACAGCTTCCTGGCGGACCTCAAGGGCCCCCGTGCCCACGAGGAGGAGCCCCCGCCGCCCGAGGACGACCACGGACCGGAGCCGGTCCCGGACGATCTGTTCGGCGGGAAGTTCGACGCGCCCCCGGACCGGGACGCCTACTACCGCGACGGCGCACCGCGCCCGGCTCTCGACGCGGCGGCGCTCCTGGAAGGGCTGAACGACAACCAGCGTGCGGCCGTCGTGCACGCAGGCGCCCCGCTGCTCATCGTGGCGGGCGCCGGCTCGGGCAAGACGCGCGTGCTCACCCACCGCATCGCCCACCTCCTCGCCGAGCGCGACGTGCACCCGGGGCAGATCCTCGCGATCACCTTCACCAACAAGGCCGCGGGCGAGATGAAGGAGCGCGTCGAGCAGCTCGTCGGCCCGCGCGCGAACGCGATGTGGGTCATGACGTTCCACAGCGCGTGCGTGCGCATCCTGCGCCGGGAGAGCAAGAAGCTCGGCTTCACGTCGTCGTTCTCGATCTACGACGCCGCCGACTCCAAGCGCCTCATGGCCCTGGTCTGCCGCGACCTGGACCTCGATCCCAAGCGCTACCCGCCCAAGTCCTTCAGCGCCAAGATCAGCAACCTGAAGAACGAGCTGATCGACGAGGAGGACTTCGCCGCGCAGGCCGCTGGGGGCGCCTCCCGGACGGAGTCTGGGGGAGGGTTCGAGAAGACGCTCGCCCAGGCCTACGCCATGTACCAGTCGCGGCTGCGCGAGGCGAACGCCCTCGACTTCGACGACCTGATCATGACGACGGTCAACCTGCTGCGCGCCTTCCCCGACGTCGCCGAGCACTACCGCCGCCGGTTCCGGCACGTCCTGGTCGACGAGTACCAGGACACCAACCACGCCCAGTACGCCCTCGTGCGCGAGCTGGTCGGCACCTCCGAGCACCCCGTCGACGTACCGCCGGGCGAGTACGACGTACCGCCGGCCGAGCTCTGCGTCGTCGGTGACGCCGACCAGTCCATCTACGCCTTCCGCGGCGCCACCATCCGCAACATCCTCCAGTTCGAGGAGGACTACCCGCGCGCGACGACGATCCTGCTCGAGCAGAACTACCGCTCGACGCAGACGATCCTGTCCGCCGCCAACGCGGTCATCGAGCGCAACGAGTCACGGCGCCCCAAGAACCTGTGGACCAACGCGGGCGCGGGCGCGCGCATCACCGGCTACGTCGCCGACACCGAGCACGACGAGGCGCAGTTCGTCGCCGACGAGATAGACCGCCTGACGGACGCGGGCGACGCGAAGGCGGGCGATGTGGCGGTCTTCTACCGCACCAACGCCCAGTCCCGTGTCTTCGAGGAGATCTTCATTCGGGTCGGCCTTCCCTACAAGGTCGTCGGCGGGGTCCGCTTCTACGAGCGCAAGGAGGTCAGGGACGTCCTGGCCTATCTGCGCGTGCTGGCCAACCCGGAGGACTCGGTGCCGCTGCGCCGGATCCTCAACGTGCCCAAGCGTGGCATCGGCGACCGTGCCGAGGCGATGATCGACGCCCTCTCCCAGCGGGAGAAGATCAGCTTCTCGCAGGCCCTGAAGCGGGTCGACGAGGCTTACGGCATGGCGTCGCGGTCGACGAACGCCGTGAAGCGGTTCAACGCGCTCATGGAGGAGCTGCGCACGATCGTCGAGTCGGGCGCCGGTCCGGCGACCGTCCTGGAGGCGGTGCTCGAACGCACCGGCTACCTCGCCGAGTTGCAGGCCTCCACCGACCCGCAGGACGAGACCCGGATCGAGAACCTCCAGGAACTCGCCGCCGTGGCCATGGAGTTCGAGCAGGAGACCGGTGAGGGAGAGGGCGCCGCACCGGCCGGGCTCTCCGACTTCCTGGAGCGGGTCGCGCTGGTCGCCGACTCCGACCAGATCCCCGACGAGGAGGCGGACGGCTCGGGCGTCATCACCCTGATGACCCTGCACACCGCCAAGGGCCTCGAGTTCCCGGTCGTCTTCCTGACGGGCATGGAGGACGGCGTCTTCCCGCACATGCGCGCCCTCGGCCAGACCAAGGAACTGGAGGAGGAGCGTCGGCTCGCGTACGTGGGCATCACACGCGCCCGTGAGCGGCTGTACCTCACCCGCTCGTCGCTGCGCAGCGCCTGGGGGCAGCCGTCGTACAACCCGCCCTCCCGGTTCCTGGAGGAGATCCCGCCGACGCATGTGGACTGGAAGCGGACGGGGGCGACCTCGCCCGTGTCGTCCGGCCCGCTGTCGGGGGCGGCGTCGTCAACCTCGATGTCCTCGTCCCGATCGCGTTCCTCGGCGGCGGGCGCGTCCGGATTCGCGACGCGCCGCACGGCCGGGGAGAAGCCCGTGGTCGCGCTGGCCGTCGGCGACCGGGTCACGCACGACCAGTTCGGGCTCGGCACGGTCGTCGGAGTGAAGGGCACCGGCGCCAACGCGGAGGCCACCGTCGACTTCGGCGACACCAAGCCGAAGCGGCTGCTGCTGCGGTACGCACCGGTGGAGAAGCTGTAG
- a CDS encoding AAA family ATPase, translating to MSVSVDPTSVDPSANRPADALRPHAEEAFAGELAALAAQDDRPRPARWKLSPWAVATYLLGGVLPDGTVISPKYVGPRRLVEVAVTTLATDRALLLLGVPGTAKTWVSEHLAAAVSGDSTLLVQGTAGTPEEAMRYGWNYAQLLAHGPSRDALVPSPVMRAMAEGATVRVEELTRIPADVQDTLITVLSEKTLPIPELGQEVQAVRGFNLIATANDRDRGVNELSSALRRRFNTVVLPLPESVEAEVDIVARRVDQIGRSLDLPAAPEGIDEIRRVVTVFRELRDGITADGRTKVKSPSGTLSTAEAISVVTSGLALAAHFGDGVLRPGDVAAGILGAVVRDPAADRVVWQEYLEAVVRERTGWTDFYRACREVSA from the coding sequence ATGTCTGTGTCCGTAGATCCGACGTCCGTCGACCCGAGTGCGAACAGGCCGGCCGACGCATTGCGTCCGCATGCCGAGGAGGCCTTCGCGGGCGAGCTCGCCGCGCTGGCCGCGCAGGACGACCGGCCGCGTCCGGCCCGCTGGAAGCTGTCGCCGTGGGCCGTGGCCACCTATCTCCTCGGCGGCGTCCTGCCCGACGGCACGGTGATCTCGCCCAAGTACGTGGGACCGCGCCGCCTCGTAGAGGTCGCCGTCACCACCCTCGCCACCGACCGCGCCCTGTTGCTGCTCGGCGTCCCGGGAACCGCGAAGACCTGGGTCTCCGAGCACCTCGCCGCCGCGGTCAGCGGCGACTCGACGCTGCTGGTGCAGGGCACCGCGGGCACCCCGGAGGAGGCGATGCGCTACGGCTGGAACTACGCGCAGCTGCTCGCGCACGGGCCGAGCCGTGACGCGCTGGTGCCCAGCCCCGTCATGCGGGCCATGGCGGAGGGGGCGACGGTACGGGTGGAGGAGCTGACGCGCATCCCGGCCGACGTGCAGGACACGCTGATCACCGTCCTCTCCGAGAAGACGCTGCCGATACCGGAGTTGGGACAGGAGGTGCAGGCCGTCCGGGGCTTCAACCTCATCGCCACGGCCAACGACCGCGACCGCGGCGTCAACGAACTGTCCAGCGCGCTGCGTCGGCGCTTCAACACGGTGGTGCTGCCGCTGCCGGAGAGCGTCGAGGCCGAGGTGGACATCGTCGCGCGGCGCGTCGACCAGATCGGCCGGTCCCTGGACCTGCCGGCCGCACCGGAGGGCATCGACGAGATCCGCCGGGTGGTGACGGTCTTCCGTGAACTGCGCGACGGCATCACCGCCGACGGCCGGACGAAGGTGAAGTCGCCGAGCGGCACGCTGTCCACCGCGGAGGCCATCTCCGTCGTCACGAGCGGTCTGGCGCTGGCCGCGCACTTCGGCGACGGCGTGCTGCGGCCGGGAGACGTGGCCGCGGGCATCCTCGGCGCCGTCGTCCGCGATCCGGCCGCCGACCGGGTCGTCTGGCAGGAGTACCTGGAGGCGGTCGTGCGCGAGCGGACCGGCTGGACCGACTTCTACCGCGCCTGCCGGGAGGTGAGCGCGTGA
- a CDS encoding triacylglycerol lipase, translating to MKVTRALQPFLPLCQRLLPDLPSLPGFPGMPDLPSLPGRLAGLSLTLLKATALDLAILAGHLLLYPSGIAQERRGPVRPALSAESGAEDPARLPTQAPPPVVLLHGFIDNRSVFVLLRRSLAQHGRHRVESLNYSPLTCDIRTAAELLGRHIEEICERTGSVQVDVVGHSLGGLIARYYVQRLGGDVRVRTLVTLGTPHSGTRVAPLANAHPIVRQMRPGSAVIEELSRPAPGCRTRFVSFWSDLDHLMDPLESACVDHPDLAVQNVRVTGIGHLALPVHPAVATGIRQALDTAPSQEEPAASRSGARRTGLTVA from the coding sequence ATGAAGGTCACCCGGGCACTGCAGCCCTTTCTACCGTTGTGCCAGCGTCTGCTCCCGGATCTTCCGAGCCTGCCCGGCTTCCCGGGGATGCCGGACCTCCCGAGCCTGCCGGGCCGACTCGCCGGGCTGTCCCTGACCCTTCTGAAGGCGACCGCCCTGGACCTCGCGATCCTCGCGGGGCATCTGCTCCTGTACCCCTCGGGCATCGCGCAGGAGCGCCGCGGACCGGTCCGCCCCGCGCTGTCCGCGGAATCCGGCGCCGAGGACCCGGCCCGGCTGCCCACCCAGGCGCCGCCGCCGGTGGTGCTGCTGCACGGGTTCATCGACAACCGCTCCGTGTTCGTCCTGCTGCGCCGCAGCCTCGCACAGCACGGCAGGCATCGCGTGGAGTCGCTCAACTACTCGCCGCTCACGTGTGACATACGCACCGCCGCCGAACTGCTCGGCCGGCACATAGAGGAGATCTGCGAGCGCACGGGCAGCGTGCAGGTCGACGTCGTCGGACACAGCCTGGGCGGCCTGATCGCGCGCTACTACGTGCAACGACTGGGCGGCGACGTCCGCGTCCGCACGCTGGTCACGCTGGGCACCCCGCACTCCGGCACCCGGGTGGCGCCGCTGGCGAACGCGCACCCGATCGTGCGCCAGATGCGTCCGGGCTCAGCGGTGATCGAGGAGCTCTCCCGCCCCGCGCCGGGCTGCCGCACCCGGTTCGTCAGCTTCTGGAGCGACCTGGACCACCTCATGGACCCGCTGGAGTCCGCCTGCGTGGACCATCCCGACCTGGCGGTGCAGAACGTCCGGGTGACCGGGATCGGCCATCTCGCCCTGCCCGTGCATCCCGCCGTCGCGACCGGCATACGGCAGGCCCTCGACACCGCGCCCTCCCAGGAAGAGCCGGCCGCCTCTCGTTCCGGCGCCCGCCGTACCGGCCTCACGGTTGCCTGA
- a CDS encoding C40 family peptidase: protein MASQHRRARSAGSRVAGIRPPALATAALTSVALLSQSANAAEAADGRPSLEEVEKKVDDLYRQAESATEKNTSAKEKTTKQRTRADGLLDGVAPQRTRKPDEAREEPGSRAAARYRTGAFAPDTAAVPLADTAQDHIGRNRPADVAADRRQGAVDDYAAERPATTRNHRETTGSHASLTDPQHGLRIAKAAVQKKLGDSRELLSRLTAQEQARHAAIEKQKQEEAARAAADFARQQAAAWQAAQQTAQQAARQESGGGLPDTESSGPPSPAASWEAMDSPDSAAQASASASASASASASGTMPPSVASTGPVAPATSVPATASSTGMVSSSGSAADASYAVKAEKALAFARAQIGKPYVWGATGPGSYDSSGLTQAAWKAAAVTLPRSTHGQANAGVTVPLADARPGDLLFFYGDLSHVGVCIGNGMMIHSPKPGAYVREESIPYDGESGVHRVVRPA from the coding sequence TTGGCGTCGCAGCACCGCAGGGCACGCTCCGCGGGTTCGCGTGTGGCGGGCATACGTCCCCCTGCCCTCGCCACCGCGGCCCTCACGTCCGTGGCCCTGCTCTCCCAGTCGGCGAACGCCGCTGAGGCGGCCGACGGCAGGCCGAGCCTGGAGGAGGTGGAGAAGAAGGTCGACGACCTCTACCGCCAGGCGGAGTCGGCGACCGAGAAGAACACCTCCGCCAAGGAGAAGACGACCAAGCAGCGCACCCGGGCGGACGGCCTCCTCGACGGCGTCGCCCCCCAGCGCACCCGGAAGCCCGACGAGGCGCGTGAGGAACCGGGTTCACGGGCCGCGGCCCGGTACCGCACCGGTGCCTTCGCGCCCGACACCGCGGCCGTCCCCCTCGCGGACACCGCGCAGGACCACATCGGCCGGAACCGGCCGGCGGACGTGGCGGCCGACCGCCGCCAAGGCGCCGTCGACGACTACGCCGCCGAGCGGCCGGCCACGACGAGGAACCACCGGGAGACCACGGGGAGCCATGCGTCGCTCACCGATCCGCAGCACGGCCTGCGGATCGCCAAGGCCGCCGTCCAGAAGAAGCTCGGCGACTCGCGCGAGCTGTTGTCCCGGCTGACGGCCCAGGAGCAGGCGCGCCACGCGGCGATCGAGAAGCAGAAACAGGAGGAGGCCGCGCGCGCGGCGGCGGATTTCGCCCGTCAGCAGGCGGCGGCCTGGCAGGCCGCGCAGCAAACCGCGCAGCAGGCCGCCCGGCAGGAGAGCGGTGGCGGGTTGCCTGACACGGAATCTTCGGGCCCGCCGTCCCCGGCCGCGTCGTGGGAGGCCATGGACTCTCCGGACTCGGCGGCTCAGGCTTCGGCTTCGGCTTCGGCTTCGGCTTCGGCTTCGGCTTCGGGCACGATGCCCCCTTCCGTGGCGTCGACGGGCCCGGTAGCCCCGGCCACGTCGGTTCCGGCCACGGCGTCGTCGACCGGCATGGTGTCCTCCTCCGGCTCCGCCGCGGACGCGTCGTACGCCGTCAAGGCCGAGAAGGCCCTCGCCTTCGCCCGCGCGCAGATCGGGAAGCCGTACGTGTGGGGCGCGACCGGACCCGGGTCCTACGACTCCTCCGGTCTCACCCAGGCCGCCTGGAAGGCCGCCGCGGTCACCCTGCCCCGCAGCACCCACGGCCAGGCGAACGCCGGCGTCACGGTCCCCCTCGCCGACGCCCGGCCCGGCGACCTGCTCTTCTTCTACGGAGACCTCAGCCACGTCGGCGTCTGTATCGGCAACGGCATGATGATCCACTCACCCAAGCCCGGCGCCTACGTGCGCGAGGAGTCGATCCCCTACGACGGCGAGTCCGGCGTCCACCGCGTGGTGCGCCCGGCCTGA
- a CDS encoding cobalamin B12-binding domain-containing protein: MGVAAGPIRVVVAKPGLDGHDRGAKVIARALRDAGMEVIYTGLHQTPEQIVDIAIQEDADAIGLSILSGAHNTLFAAVIELLKERDAADILVFGGGIIPEADIALLKEKGVAGIFTPGATTASIVEWVRANVRQSAQA, encoded by the coding sequence ATGGGTGTGGCAGCCGGTCCGATCCGCGTGGTGGTCGCCAAGCCGGGGCTCGACGGCCACGATCGCGGGGCCAAGGTGATCGCGCGGGCGCTGCGCGACGCCGGCATGGAGGTCATCTACACGGGACTCCACCAGACGCCCGAGCAGATCGTCGACATCGCGATCCAGGAGGACGCCGACGCGATCGGTCTGTCCATCCTCTCCGGGGCGCACAACACGCTCTTCGCCGCGGTGATCGAGCTGCTGAAGGAGCGGGACGCGGCGGACATCCTGGTCTTCGGCGGCGGGATCATCCCCGAGGCGGACATCGCTCTGCTGAAGGAGAAGGGCGTCGCGGGGATCTTCACGCCCGGCGCGACCACCGCGTCCATCGTGGAGTGGGTCCGGGCCAACGTCCGGCAGTCAGCACAGGCGTGA
- a CDS encoding SWIM zinc finger family protein has protein sequence MTEQGVRWTADRVLALAPDSASRKAGSKLAAPGPWSGTGSSREGMVWGLCRGGDGTPYRTAVDVAHAVGGSGPAYTCSCPSRKFPCKHALGLLLLWSGGEEAVPAGHAPEWAEQWAAGRRRTQEKRGAETEGSASGPLDAEGARRRAERRAERITGGVTELEERLADLLRSGLAGAEQAGYGLWEETAARMVDAQAPGLAARVRELGAIAASGPGWPVRLLEECALLHLLDRGWLHRERLPADLATTVRTRVGLPSSADGPPIRDHWLVLAQYDTPDPRLTTRRIWLYGATTGRTALLLSYGAAGRAPDLTLPVGLALDAELSGYPGAGQQRASLGEQFTPPAPTAARPPGVSTREAAARYGEALRRDPWQESVPVTLADVVPTPDGTSWQLADARGDTALPLTSTALARPGLWRLAALSGGAPVRVFGECGHRGFTPLTAWPTGPGEAVRLC, from the coding sequence ATGACTGAGCAGGGGGTGCGCTGGACCGCGGACCGGGTGCTGGCACTGGCGCCTGACTCCGCGTCGCGCAAAGCGGGAAGCAAACTCGCCGCGCCCGGCCCGTGGTCGGGGACGGGCAGCTCGCGGGAGGGGATGGTGTGGGGCCTGTGCCGAGGCGGCGACGGCACGCCGTACCGGACGGCCGTCGATGTCGCGCACGCGGTCGGCGGCTCCGGTCCGGCCTACACCTGCAGTTGTCCGAGCCGTAAGTTCCCGTGCAAGCACGCGCTGGGGCTGCTGCTGCTCTGGTCTGGCGGAGAGGAAGCGGTGCCGGCGGGCCATGCGCCGGAGTGGGCCGAGCAGTGGGCCGCGGGGCGTCGGCGCACGCAGGAGAAACGGGGGGCGGAGACGGAAGGTTCCGCTTCAGGCCCTCTCGACGCGGAGGGGGCGCGGCGGCGGGCGGAGCGCCGTGCCGAACGGATCACCGGCGGGGTGACGGAGTTGGAGGAGCGGCTCGCCGATCTCCTGCGCTCCGGCCTGGCCGGCGCCGAGCAGGCCGGCTACGGGCTGTGGGAGGAGACGGCGGCCCGCATGGTCGACGCGCAGGCGCCCGGACTCGCCGCGCGGGTGCGCGAGTTGGGTGCCATTGCCGCGTCCGGCCCGGGCTGGCCGGTGCGACTGCTGGAGGAGTGCGCGCTGCTGCACCTCCTCGACCGGGGCTGGTTGCACCGCGAGCGGCTGCCTGCGGACCTGGCCACGACGGTCCGCACCCGCGTGGGTCTGCCCTCGTCCGCGGACGGCCCGCCGATTCGCGACCACTGGCTGGTCCTCGCCCAGTACGACACGCCCGACCCGAGACTGACGACCCGCCGCATCTGGCTGTACGGGGCCACCACGGGCCGCACGGCGCTCCTGCTCTCCTACGGCGCCGCCGGCCGGGCCCCCGACCTCACCCTGCCCGTGGGCCTGGCGCTGGACGCCGAACTGTCCGGGTATCCCGGCGCGGGGCAGCAACGGGCGTCTCTCGGCGAGCAGTTCACGCCACCGGCCCCGACCGCCGCCAGACCGCCGGGCGTGTCGACCCGCGAGGCGGCCGCCCGGTACGGCGAGGCGCTGCGCCGCGACCCCTGGCAGGAGTCGGTCCCGGTGACCCTGGCCGACGTCGTCCCGACGCCGGACGGCACTTCCTGGCAGCTCGCGGACGCGCGGGGCGACACGGCTCTGCCGCTCACCTCCACCGCGCTCGCCCGACCCGGCCTGTGGCGTCTGGCGGCCCTCTCCGGCGGCGCCCCCGTCCGGGTCTTCGGCGAGTGCGGCCACCGTGGTTTCACCCCACTGACAGCCTGGCCGACGGGCCCGGGAGAGGCGGTGCGCCTGTGCTGA
- a CDS encoding M23 family metallopeptidase translates to MTSPAPASDAASAHYASYGTQEASYDGFTTYDGHEAGGHDTGAHDTGHFTTADPLFGAFPGDGSGPTTGTYGSTRWHTGVHGSADTGSHQTLNYDAYAAQHHAVHDSGAYDATAWQTGQHQHLSAVPQQATAHDTTGHWDASAWLQPDQPGCPADATQHWEWGTQTFDTGAYDATQWNSDGDASDGSAPAAGGTSQTESGGGFEQSPEVPFDQQATATFEQVAYDGSGPEASVPEAGGPEGESTDGDPLALLDDREEPVPAPLGRAATRNANRSRRRMPAKRSALLTVAVPSACVMGVAGIAAASVGTLTGGDGKETSASAADAQPVKPSAANTKLDSQLATLSAGADDFGDRVSRTQERIDLKAQQEAEKKKAAAEAARKERLRPKYALPVAQHGLSAYFGQAGINWMSQHTGIDFPVSYGTTVMAATDGTVRTQWNSAYGNMLILTAKDGTETWYCHLSTYRVPSGTTVKAGDPIAYSGNSGNSTGPHLHFEVRPAGGSAIDPLPWLRSHGLNPT, encoded by the coding sequence ATGACCTCCCCGGCCCCGGCTTCCGACGCCGCTTCGGCGCACTACGCGTCGTACGGCACCCAGGAGGCTTCGTACGACGGCTTCACGACCTACGACGGCCACGAGGCCGGCGGTCACGACACCGGCGCGCACGACACCGGGCACTTCACAACCGCCGACCCCCTGTTCGGCGCGTTTCCGGGCGACGGCTCCGGCCCCACCACCGGCACGTACGGCAGCACCCGGTGGCACACCGGCGTCCACGGTTCCGCGGACACGGGCAGCCACCAGACCCTGAACTACGACGCGTACGCGGCCCAGCACCACGCCGTCCACGACTCCGGCGCGTACGACGCGACCGCCTGGCAGACGGGACAGCACCAGCACCTGTCCGCGGTCCCGCAGCAGGCGACGGCGCACGACACCACCGGCCACTGGGACGCGAGCGCCTGGCTCCAGCCCGACCAGCCCGGCTGCCCCGCCGACGCTACCCAGCACTGGGAATGGGGCACGCAGACCTTCGACACCGGCGCGTACGACGCCACGCAGTGGAATTCCGACGGCGACGCCTCCGACGGCTCCGCGCCGGCCGCTGGGGGCACCTCCCAGACGGAGTCTGGGGGAGGGTTCGAGCAGTCACCCGAGGTCCCGTTCGACCAGCAGGCCACCGCCACTTTCGAGCAGGTCGCGTACGACGGGAGCGGTCCCGAAGCGAGCGTCCCCGAAGCGGGCGGCCCCGAAGGCGAGTCGACGGACGGCGACCCGCTCGCGCTCCTCGACGACCGGGAAGAGCCCGTCCCCGCGCCGCTGGGCCGGGCGGCCACCCGTAACGCGAACCGTTCCCGGCGCCGGATGCCCGCCAAGCGCTCCGCGCTGCTGACGGTGGCCGTGCCCTCGGCCTGTGTGATGGGGGTCGCCGGGATCGCCGCCGCCTCGGTCGGCACGCTGACCGGCGGCGACGGCAAGGAGACCTCGGCCTCCGCGGCGGACGCTCAGCCGGTGAAGCCGTCCGCCGCCAACACCAAGCTGGACAGCCAGCTCGCAACGCTCAGCGCCGGGGCCGACGACTTCGGCGACCGGGTCAGCCGCACGCAGGAGCGCATCGACCTCAAGGCGCAGCAGGAGGCCGAGAAGAAGAAGGCGGCGGCGGAGGCCGCCCGCAAGGAGCGGCTGCGCCCCAAGTACGCCCTCCCGGTCGCACAGCACGGCCTCAGCGCCTACTTCGGCCAGGCCGGCATCAACTGGATGTCACAGCACACGGGCATCGACTTCCCGGTCTCGTACGGCACGACGGTGATGGCCGCGACCGACGGCACCGTACGCACCCAGTGGAACAGCGCCTACGGCAACATGCTGATCCTGACGGCGAAGGACGGCACGGAGACCTGGTACTGCCATCTCTCCACCTACCGCGTCCCCTCCGGCACGACGGTGAAGGCCGGCGACCCGATCGCCTACTCGGGCAACTCCGGCAACTCGACCGGCCCGCACCTGCACTTCGAGGTCCGGCCGGCCGGCGGTTCGGCGATCGACCCGCTGCCCTGGCTGCGCAGCCACGGACTCAACCCGACGTAA